Proteins encoded together in one Labrus mixtus chromosome 18, fLabMix1.1, whole genome shotgun sequence window:
- the LOC132993398 gene encoding uncharacterized protein LOC132993398, which produces MNKARELRGKLFFLFVSTILFILYVIGTSPVEYISPPRLQEPPNVCPVRTAEHTITPLNNTDHFLVSAFMDQRVKGFDLRIISIFKTNSAKPLYCLFCCAGQLSNTTPTNILQHRENFGFLFVTTDIMCQIPQNCNATHVTLQTEPERVKALDQLWLPIRNQKTKGNEEKKLQFNFTVCLSNLFGGINNVLQFAQSLEMYRLLGVDRVVIYNTSCGPELDLLLQSYSRTGFLEIVPWPIDLFLSPSWGWLYSLSGGDMHYFGQLATLNECVYRSMDRSRYVLLNDIDEIIMPYQHNNLMSLMNTLQQQHPKTGVFLIENHIFPKTVFEPSKRFHLPKWDKVPGVNILEHIYREDPDRTKYHPHKLIIQPRLVEQVSVHAPLKAFGTTYKVPPDVCRIIHVSGSLTVKFNAKALNEDTRLWDFNEKLIPNVDKALERAGLLRSEPAL; this is translated from the exons ATGAACAAAGCAAGAGAACTCAGAGGGAAACTGTTCTTCCTGTTCGTTTCTACCATCCTTTTCATTCTCTATGTCATTGGCACATCCCCTGTGGAGTACATTTCCCCCCCAAGGCTGCAGGAGCCTCCGAATGTATGCCCTGTGAGGACTGCCGAGCACACCATCACCCCCCTGAACAACACTGACCACTTCCTGGTGTCAGCCTTCATGGACCAGAGAGTGAAAGGATTTGATTTACGCATTATTagcatatttaaaacaaactccGCCAAACCTCTTTACTGTCTTTTCTGCTGTGCAGGCCAGTTATCAAATACAACTccaacaaacattttacaacatagAGAAAACTTTGGTTTTCTCTTTGTCACTACGGATATCATGTGTCAGATTCCTCAAAACTGCAACGCTACACATGTTACTCTTCAGACTGAGCCAGAAAGAGTGAAGGCATTGGACCAGCTTTGGCTTCCTATAAGAAACCAGAAGACCAAAGGGAATGAGGAGAAAAAGTTGCAGTTTAACTTCACAGTCTGTCTCTCTAATTTGTTTGGAGGAATCAACAACGTGCTTCAGTTTGCACAATCGCTGGAGATGTACAG GTTGCTAGGTGTTGACAGGGTGGTGATCTACAACACCAGCTGTGGCCCAGAACTGGACCTCCTGTTGCAGAGCTACAGCAGGACAGGCTTCCTGGAGATAGTTCCTTGGCCGATCGACTTGTTTCTGAGTCCATCTTGGGGCTGGCTCTACTCTTTGAGCGGGGGGGACATGCATTACTTTGGTCAACTGGCTACACTTAACGAGTGTGTTTACAGATCCATGGACCGGTCGCGTTACGTCCTGTTGAACGATATTGATGAGATTATAATGCCATACCAACACAACAACCTGAtgtctctgatgaacacactcCAACAGCAGCATCCAAAG acaggtgtgttcCTCATTGAGAACCATATCTTCCCCAAGACTGTTTTCGAGCCAAGCAAGAGGTTTCATCTACCTAAGTGGGACAAAGTGCCGGGGGTCAATATTCTCGAGCACATCTACAGGGAGGACCCCGACAGAACAAAATATCACCCGCACAAGTTAATAATTCAGCCAAG GTTGGTGGAGCAGGTTTCTGTGCATGCACCGCTCAAGGCTTTTGGAACCACATACAAAGTTCCCCCAGACGTTTGTCGGATCATTCACGTCAGTGGTTCTCTGACGGTAAAATTTAATGCCAAGGCGCTCAATGAGGATACACGCCTGTGGGACTTTAACGAAAAACTAATTCCCAATGTTGACAAAGCACTGGAGAGAGCAGGGCTGCTGAGATCAGAACCTGCCCTTTAA